In Streptomyces dangxiongensis, one DNA window encodes the following:
- a CDS encoding cold-shock protein — MASGTVKWFNAEKGFGFISQDGGGPDVFAHYSEIQGSGYRELTEGEHVTFDIGQGQKGPQAQNIVRG; from the coding sequence ATGGCCAGCGGTACCGTGAAGTGGTTCAACGCAGAGAAGGGCTTCGGCTTCATCTCCCAGGACGGAGGAGGCCCGGACGTCTTCGCGCACTACTCCGAGATCCAGGGCAGCGGCTACCGCGAGCTCACCGAAGGCGAACACGTCACCTTCGACATCGGGCAGGGGCAGAAGGGTCCGCAGGCTCAGAACATCGTCCGCGGCTGA
- a CDS encoding carbohydrate ABC transporter permease, with the protein MIRRRFPWLSYLVVVAGAVLTVVPFLDMVMTSFKGPGESGTLPYRFLPEAFDLSNYRAAVDQLDMPALFRNSVAATALITGSVLLTSSLAGYALAKLRFPGRDFVFRLVLSTMMFPPFLFFIPHFLILVHWPLAGGNDLAGRGGAGLTVSIVALTVPFLVNGFGIFLTRQFVISIPDEVLEAARIDGAGEFAVWWRIVVPQTKPVLVTLGLLTFVDAWNEYIWALLVSTADPDVMTLPVGIQLLQDHVDPARTMPVVMAGLVLSILPVLVLFLLLQKYYIRGVILSGLK; encoded by the coding sequence ATGATCCGACGCCGCTTCCCGTGGCTGTCGTACCTGGTGGTGGTGGCCGGCGCCGTGCTGACGGTCGTGCCGTTCCTCGACATGGTGATGACCTCCTTCAAGGGGCCCGGCGAGTCCGGCACACTGCCGTACCGGTTCCTGCCCGAGGCGTTCGACCTGTCCAACTACCGGGCGGCGGTGGACCAGCTCGACATGCCGGCGCTCTTCCGCAACAGCGTCGCAGCCACTGCCCTGATCACCGGATCGGTGCTGCTCACGTCGTCGCTCGCCGGCTACGCGCTGGCCAAACTGCGCTTCCCCGGGCGGGACTTCGTCTTCCGGCTGGTGCTGTCGACGATGATGTTCCCGCCGTTCCTCTTCTTCATCCCGCACTTCCTGATCCTGGTGCACTGGCCGCTGGCGGGCGGCAACGACCTGGCCGGACGCGGTGGCGCGGGCCTGACCGTCAGCATCGTCGCGCTCACCGTGCCGTTCCTCGTCAACGGCTTCGGTATCTTCCTGACGCGTCAGTTCGTGATCTCGATCCCGGACGAGGTCCTGGAGGCCGCGCGCATCGACGGGGCCGGCGAGTTCGCCGTGTGGTGGCGGATCGTGGTGCCGCAGACCAAGCCGGTCCTGGTGACCCTCGGGCTGCTGACCTTCGTCGACGCGTGGAACGAGTACATCTGGGCGCTGCTCGTCTCGACCGCCGACCCGGACGTGATGACCCTGCCCGTCGGCATCCAGCTCCTTCAGGACCACGTCGACCCGGCCCGCACGATGCCCGTCGTCATGGCCGGTCTCGTCCTGAGCATCCTGCCGGTGCTGGTCCTCTTCCTGCTGCTCCAGAAGTACTACATCCGCGGCGTCATACTCAGCGGCCTGAAGTGA
- a CDS encoding alpha/beta fold hydrolase has product MGPSTWHPVAAHLAAAGHRVRVPSLLHIADGTAPFWPRVVEAVRDDLRQIAPGSPVTLVAHSNAGLFVPAIRAGLDLPVAHSVFVDAALPAPSGQTPVASPEFLEFLRPLAVRGRLPRWTDWWDEADVAPMFADPVVRQKVIEEQPTLPLSYYEQHIPVPAGWDDHPCSYLLFGPPYDDVCAEAGGRGWRVAHLPGAHLHQTVDPAGTARHLVALATA; this is encoded by the coding sequence GTGGGCCCCTCGACCTGGCACCCGGTGGCCGCACACCTGGCGGCGGCCGGACACCGGGTACGCGTGCCGTCCCTGCTGCACATCGCCGACGGCACTGCGCCGTTCTGGCCGCGTGTGGTCGAGGCCGTTCGTGACGATCTCCGGCAGATCGCGCCCGGCAGCCCGGTCACCTTGGTGGCGCACAGCAACGCGGGCCTGTTCGTCCCGGCGATCCGCGCGGGCCTCGACCTCCCGGTGGCCCACTCGGTCTTCGTGGATGCCGCGCTGCCCGCCCCGTCCGGACAGACCCCTGTCGCCTCGCCCGAGTTCCTGGAGTTCCTCCGCCCGTTGGCGGTCAGGGGCAGGCTGCCGCGGTGGACGGACTGGTGGGACGAGGCGGACGTGGCACCCATGTTCGCCGATCCGGTGGTGCGGCAGAAAGTGATCGAGGAGCAGCCCACCCTGCCGCTGTCCTACTACGAGCAGCACATCCCGGTTCCGGCCGGCTGGGACGACCACCCCTGCTCCTACCTGCTGTTCGGCCCTCCGTACGACGACGTCTGCGCCGAGGCGGGCGGACGCGGCTGGCGTGTGGCACATCTGCCCGGCGCCCATCTCCATCAGACCGTCGATCCCGCCGGGACGGCCCGGCACCTCGTCGCACTCGCCACCGCCTGA
- a CDS encoding carbohydrate ABC transporter permease, producing MVNALAPETTERTAGPRTAGPADGGRGRTRRLRRRQAAVAYLFLAPALLFFAAFLVLPLGFALLLSTSRWAGFDLGDIDPVGLDNFAGLFADGSTFLVPILTNTLLFALGTVVLALAGSVLVATCIDKLRFQGLWRTLYFLPIVTTVVAVGNVWKYMYEPGGLVNGVLNACGLGSVAFLQDPDTALPSVVVVQAWASAGTAILVLTAGLKSVPESYYEAAALDGAGPGTVFWRITLPLLRPSLLFVCITQFLTGLQSFALIIVMTKGGPGDATNVAALEMYRQAFSYGDWGTASAAAFVLFVVVLMVTLAQLWLFRRKGEDA from the coding sequence GTGGTGAACGCCCTGGCGCCGGAGACGACCGAGCGGACGGCCGGCCCGCGGACCGCCGGACCCGCCGACGGCGGCCGTGGCCGGACCCGGCGCCTGCGCCGCCGCCAGGCCGCCGTCGCCTATCTCTTCCTGGCGCCGGCACTGCTGTTCTTCGCCGCCTTCCTGGTCCTGCCCCTGGGTTTCGCGCTGCTGCTGTCGACGTCCCGCTGGGCCGGGTTCGACCTCGGCGACATCGACCCGGTGGGCCTGGACAACTTCGCCGGCCTCTTCGCGGACGGTTCGACGTTCCTGGTGCCGATCCTCACCAACACGCTGCTGTTCGCCCTGGGGACGGTGGTCCTCGCGCTCGCCGGTTCGGTGCTCGTCGCGACCTGCATCGACAAACTGCGGTTCCAGGGGCTGTGGCGCACCCTGTACTTCCTGCCGATCGTCACGACGGTCGTCGCCGTGGGCAACGTGTGGAAGTACATGTACGAGCCCGGCGGGCTGGTCAACGGCGTCCTCAACGCCTGCGGGCTCGGCTCGGTGGCGTTCCTCCAGGATCCGGACACCGCGCTGCCCTCGGTCGTGGTCGTACAGGCCTGGGCGTCGGCCGGCACGGCGATCCTCGTGCTGACCGCCGGGCTGAAGTCCGTTCCCGAGTCGTACTACGAGGCCGCCGCGCTCGACGGCGCCGGGCCGGGCACCGTCTTCTGGCGGATCACCCTGCCGTTGCTGCGGCCGTCCCTGCTGTTCGTGTGCATCACCCAGTTCCTCACCGGTCTCCAGTCGTTCGCGCTGATCATCGTGATGACCAAGGGCGGACCGGGTGACGCGACGAACGTGGCCGCGCTGGAGATGTACCGGCAGGCCTTCTCGTACGGCGACTGGGGTACGGCGAGTGCCGCCGCCTTCGTCCTGTTCGTGGTGGTCCTCATGGTCACCCTGGCCCAGTTGTGGCTCTTCCGGCGCAAGGGGGAGGACGCATGA
- the nrfD gene encoding NrfD/PsrC family molybdoenzyme membrane anchor subunit, translating into MTGSDVPRDGVEGARPGRDALTGAHTGRRRRRGRGERAMVPDAEFSSYYGKPILNKPTWKALDIAGYLYLGGLAGASSLLGAGAHVTGRPALARTAKIGAAGAISLSLVALVHDLGRPARFVNMLRVFKPTSPMSVGSWLLVGYAPLTLAAAATDVAGRYRLVGAAATASAAVLGPAVATYTAVLICDTAVPSWHEGYREMPFVFAGSGATAAAGLALACVPAGQTGPARRLAVLGAALELGSFQLMKRRTGLAAEPLEQGRPHALLRAAEALTVGGTALGAYAGGRNRVAAAVAGAALLAGSAALRFGIFHAGVASAEDPRYTVVPQRERLAARRSPGA; encoded by the coding sequence ATGACCGGTTCCGACGTCCCCCGGGACGGCGTGGAGGGCGCACGCCCCGGACGGGACGCCCTCACCGGCGCGCATACCGGACGCCGGCGGCGCCGCGGGCGCGGCGAGCGGGCGATGGTGCCCGACGCCGAGTTCTCCTCGTACTACGGCAAGCCGATCCTGAACAAGCCGACCTGGAAAGCCCTCGACATCGCGGGCTACCTCTACCTCGGGGGCCTCGCCGGCGCGTCGTCGCTGCTGGGCGCCGGGGCGCACGTCACCGGTCGGCCGGCACTGGCCCGGACGGCGAAGATCGGGGCGGCGGGCGCGATCTCCCTCTCCCTGGTCGCGCTGGTGCACGACCTGGGCCGGCCCGCCCGTTTCGTCAACATGCTCCGCGTGTTCAAGCCGACCTCCCCCATGAGCGTGGGCTCATGGCTGCTGGTGGGTTACGCGCCGCTGACCCTGGCCGCCGCCGCGACCGACGTCGCCGGCCGGTACCGGCTGGTGGGTGCCGCCGCCACCGCGTCCGCCGCCGTGCTCGGACCGGCCGTCGCCACGTACACCGCCGTGCTGATCTGCGACACCGCCGTGCCGTCGTGGCACGAGGGGTACCGCGAGATGCCGTTCGTCTTCGCCGGGTCGGGCGCCACCGCGGCGGCCGGGCTCGCGCTGGCCTGCGTGCCGGCCGGGCAGACCGGCCCGGCGCGCCGTCTGGCCGTTCTGGGCGCCGCTCTCGAACTGGGCTCGTTCCAACTGATGAAGCGGCGGACGGGGCTGGCGGCCGAGCCGCTGGAGCAGGGCAGGCCGCACGCGCTGCTGCGCGCCGCGGAAGCCCTCACTGTCGGAGGTACCGCGCTGGGCGCGTACGCCGGTGGGCGGAACCGGGTCGCCGCCGCTGTGGCGGGTGCGGCCCTGCTGGCCGGTTCGGCGGCCCTGCGGTTCGGGATCTTCCACGCGGGGGTGGCCTCGGCGGAGGACCCCAGGTACACGGTCGTGCCCCAGCGGGAACGGCTGGCGGCCCGCCGGTCCCCCGGCGCCTGA
- a CDS encoding GNAT family N-acetyltransferase: MTDRTPGSRAGIRGFRAGDGPKVIEAWRRSAPADPVSPDRFRSLVLLDANFDPQGLRVAVDGDRVVGAAYAVRRLTPMTGTDLEPEQGWIPFFFVAPAARGRGLGRRLLTDALDWLHGHGRTRVDFSSYTPNYLLPGLDADTYPEAAGLLESLGFRTLYEAAAMDRSLLGYRFPRDVADRLDELTARGYRFATPRDDDLVDLVALAGNHFSPDWARAIRECLAAGTPLDRIVAVRDPSGRMAGWAMHGAYESVEERFGPFGVLEEMRGTGIGKVLLHLVLERMRARGAHGAWFLWTGERSPAGHLYRGTGFTTTRVFRVLRREAAR, encoded by the coding sequence ATGACTGATCGCACGCCGGGATCCCGGGCCGGGATCCGTGGCTTCCGGGCGGGCGACGGCCCGAAGGTGATCGAGGCGTGGCGTCGGAGCGCGCCGGCCGATCCCGTCAGCCCCGACCGCTTCCGCTCCCTGGTGCTGCTCGACGCCAACTTCGATCCGCAGGGGCTCCGGGTCGCCGTCGACGGTGACCGTGTCGTCGGCGCCGCCTACGCGGTGCGCCGTCTGACGCCGATGACCGGTACCGACCTGGAACCGGAGCAGGGCTGGATCCCGTTCTTCTTCGTGGCCCCGGCCGCCCGCGGGCGCGGTCTCGGCCGCCGGCTGCTGACCGACGCCCTCGACTGGCTGCACGGCCACGGCCGCACCCGGGTGGACTTCTCCTCGTACACCCCGAACTACCTCCTCCCCGGCCTGGACGCCGACACGTATCCGGAAGCGGCCGGGCTCCTTGAGTCCCTGGGCTTTCGCACGCTCTACGAGGCGGCGGCGATGGACCGCAGCCTGCTCGGCTACCGCTTCCCGCGGGATGTCGCGGACCGCCTGGACGAGCTGACGGCGCGCGGATACCGGTTCGCCACCCCGCGCGACGACGACCTGGTGGACCTGGTCGCGCTCGCCGGGAACCACTTCAGCCCGGACTGGGCACGCGCGATCCGGGAGTGCCTGGCCGCGGGCACGCCGCTGGACCGGATCGTGGCCGTCCGGGACCCTTCGGGCCGCATGGCCGGCTGGGCGATGCACGGCGCGTACGAGTCGGTGGAGGAGCGGTTCGGCCCGTTCGGTGTGCTGGAGGAGATGCGCGGCACCGGGATCGGCAAGGTGCTGCTTCATCTGGTGCTGGAGCGGATGCGGGCGCGCGGTGCGCACGGCGCGTGGTTCCTGTGGACCGGCGAGCGGTCCCCGGCCGGCCACCTGTACCGCGGGACCGGATTCACCACGACCCGGGTGTTCCGGGTGCTGCGCAGGGAGGCCGCCCGGTGA
- a CDS encoding ABC transporter substrate-binding protein, with translation MRPAHRTGCPTRRRFTLALPSALLACGCAAPHRGTGRPGDPIVLTLLSHYASGALRDALQGPVDEWNATHDRVKVRTEAVEFSDLLTTLMVRQAAGQGADIVHPYCLWTGQLVRAGVLRPAPPGHAGEIARGYGAAAVGAASVGGKVYGYPTEVQTYALYYNKRLLREAGVDGPPRTWRELEEAAHRTTRRDRYGNTLVQGFGLSVIDDSTTVGQTLALLNAAGGTFVSADGRSTAIDSPAGRAVFDLEHRLVATGASAPGVNVYKAFPSGQVAMVVSAGWWSADLKTLMGGDYRDVGVAPLPLRRAHDARATLSTGFLLGVNAASEHPREAWEFLHWLNTGKVRVTSAGKDATATRMSLLQVSVGSLTGRADDMRTLLGEGGDPNLRPFRDALAYAVPEPNMPGAQQAKSLLRKNIEALWTGQRSTDEALRAIRRQVDQEVARSW, from the coding sequence GTGAGGCCGGCGCACCGCACGGGCTGCCCGACCCGGCGCCGCTTCACGCTCGCGCTGCCCTCGGCGCTGCTGGCCTGCGGATGCGCCGCGCCCCACCGGGGTACCGGCCGGCCCGGGGACCCGATCGTGCTCACCCTGCTCTCCCACTACGCGAGCGGGGCGCTCAGGGACGCTCTGCAAGGCCCGGTCGACGAGTGGAACGCCACCCACGACCGGGTCAAGGTGCGGACGGAGGCCGTGGAGTTCAGCGATCTGCTGACCACGCTGATGGTCCGCCAGGCCGCCGGCCAGGGTGCCGACATCGTCCACCCGTACTGCCTGTGGACCGGCCAGCTCGTCCGGGCCGGCGTCCTGCGGCCCGCGCCGCCCGGGCACGCCGGGGAGATCGCGCGCGGCTACGGCGCCGCCGCGGTCGGTGCCGCGTCGGTCGGGGGCAAGGTCTACGGCTACCCCACCGAGGTGCAGACGTACGCCCTCTACTACAACAAGCGGCTGCTGCGCGAGGCGGGTGTCGACGGGCCGCCGCGCACCTGGCGGGAGCTGGAGGAGGCTGCCCACCGCACCACCAGGCGCGACCGGTACGGCAACACGCTGGTGCAGGGCTTCGGGCTGTCGGTCATCGACGACTCGACCACGGTCGGCCAGACCCTCGCCCTGCTCAACGCCGCCGGCGGGACGTTCGTCTCCGCCGACGGCAGGAGCACCGCCATCGACTCGCCGGCCGGCCGGGCCGTGTTCGATCTGGAGCACCGGCTGGTCGCCACCGGCGCGAGCGCACCCGGCGTCAACGTCTACAAGGCGTTCCCGTCCGGACAGGTGGCCATGGTGGTCAGCGCCGGCTGGTGGTCCGCGGATCTCAAGACCCTGATGGGCGGGGACTACCGCGATGTCGGTGTCGCACCGCTTCCCCTCCGCCGGGCGCACGACGCGCGTGCCACGCTCTCCACCGGCTTCCTGCTGGGCGTCAACGCGGCCAGTGAACATCCGCGCGAGGCCTGGGAGTTCCTGCACTGGCTCAACACCGGGAAGGTTCGGGTGACCAGCGCCGGGAAGGACGCGACAGCGACCCGGATGAGCCTGCTCCAGGTGTCCGTCGGCTCCCTCACCGGCCGCGCCGACGATATGCGGACGCTCCTGGGCGAGGGCGGCGATCCGAACCTGCGCCCGTTCCGGGACGCGCTCGCCTACGCGGTGCCGGAGCCGAACATGCCGGGGGCGCAGCAGGCCAAGTCGCTGCTGCGCAAGAACATCGAGGCGCTGTGGACCGGTCAGCGGTCGACCGACGAGGCACTGCGCGCGATCCGCCGTCAGGTCGACCAGGAGGTGGCGCGCTCGTGGTGA
- a CDS encoding Ku protein codes for MARAIWTGVITFGLVSVPVGLYTATQDHTVHFHQLQRGTTDRIRSRRVNERTGDEVGTGDIVKGYEVAEGEYVVVEPG; via the coding sequence ATGGCGCGGGCGATCTGGACAGGCGTGATCACGTTCGGGCTCGTCAGCGTGCCCGTGGGTCTGTACACCGCCACCCAGGACCACACCGTCCACTTCCACCAGTTGCAGCGCGGCACGACCGACCGGATCCGCAGCCGGCGGGTGAACGAGCGAACCGGCGACGAGGTCGGCACCGGTGACATCGTCAAGGGGTACGAGGTCGCAGAGGGCGAGTACGTCGTCGTCGAGCCCGGGTGA
- the ku gene encoding non-homologous end joining protein Ku → MTSSRGTRSQRASTSSSSPGELDEIAPGRSRTIDITDFVELDRIEPVFFDRTYYIAPRGKEYSKVYELLRAALAERDKVGIATFVMRNKQYLTALRAEDDVLVLQTLHWADEVRDPGEELPELPSASEKTGRGKELDMALELVDALSTDWEPGRYRDTYQEKVRELVKAKAEGQEIVTAEGPPEATNVIDLMKVLESSLRSARSVEEVEEKEKSAPRKGARTSAPGRTTAKTPSRKAPPRRAGAASARARGRGGGKSELQRLSKAELYQRATEQDVAGRSRMSREELIDALAPGGRRRKKSAA, encoded by the coding sequence GTGACATCGTCAAGGGGTACGAGGTCGCAGAGGGCGAGTACGTCGTCGTCGAGCCCGGGTGAACTGGACGAGATCGCGCCGGGCCGCTCCAGGACCATCGACATCACCGACTTCGTCGAGCTGGACCGCATCGAGCCGGTCTTCTTCGACCGCACCTACTACATCGCCCCGCGCGGCAAGGAGTACTCGAAGGTCTACGAGCTGCTGCGCGCGGCCCTGGCCGAGAGGGACAAGGTGGGCATCGCCACCTTCGTCATGCGCAACAAGCAGTACCTGACCGCCCTGCGGGCGGAGGACGACGTGCTGGTCCTGCAAACGCTGCACTGGGCGGACGAAGTCCGCGATCCGGGCGAGGAACTGCCCGAACTGCCCTCGGCCTCGGAGAAGACCGGGCGCGGCAAGGAGCTGGACATGGCGCTCGAGCTGGTCGATGCCCTCAGCACCGACTGGGAGCCGGGCCGCTACCGCGACACCTACCAGGAGAAGGTGCGCGAGCTGGTCAAGGCCAAGGCCGAGGGGCAGGAGATCGTCACGGCGGAGGGGCCTCCGGAGGCGACCAACGTCATCGACCTCATGAAGGTCCTCGAGAGCAGCCTGCGGAGCGCCCGCTCGGTCGAGGAGGTCGAGGAGAAGGAGAAGTCCGCTCCGCGCAAGGGCGCCCGCACCTCCGCGCCAGGCAGGACGACGGCGAAGACGCCCTCGCGGAAGGCTCCGCCCAGGAGGGCCGGCGCGGCATCGGCGCGGGCCCGCGGACGCGGCGGCGGCAAGAGCGAGTTGCAGCGGCTGAGCAAGGCGGAGCTGTACCAGCGGGCGACCGAACAGGACGTTGCCGGCCGGTCCAGGATGAGCCGCGAGGAACTCATCGACGCCCTCGCCCCCGGCGGGCGCCGCCGCAAGAAGAGCGCGGCCTGA
- a CDS encoding 4Fe-4S dicluster domain-containing protein — MTDDTAARAAREDGAVPRHNLLSGPQPDVARAAGYADAPPRMGFFTDTSVCIGCKACEVACKEWNAVPEDGLELTGMSYDNTQGLGADTWRHVAFIEQRKPFGGQEPGVGHEDVDVFSAASALGTGPGSPGPGATAPPPGAAPAGAPAGEISPVSPDGRTELRWLMASDVCKHCTHAACLDVCPTGSLFRTEYGTVVVQEDICNGCGYCVPACPYGVIDQRRDDGRVWKCTLCYDRLGVGMEPACAKSCPTESIQFGPLDELRDRAAARVARLRAAGVTDARLYGEDPQDGVGGDGAFFLLLDEPEVYGLPPDPVVTTRDLPAMWRHAAAAAVSLAALAAAGFVRRPR; from the coding sequence ATGACCGACGACACCGCCGCACGGGCGGCCCGGGAGGACGGGGCAGTCCCGCGGCACAACCTGCTCTCCGGTCCGCAGCCCGACGTGGCACGGGCGGCCGGATACGCCGACGCCCCGCCCCGCATGGGGTTCTTCACCGACACCTCGGTGTGCATCGGCTGCAAGGCGTGCGAGGTGGCGTGCAAGGAGTGGAACGCCGTGCCGGAGGACGGCCTGGAACTGACCGGCATGTCGTACGACAACACGCAGGGCCTCGGCGCCGACACCTGGCGGCACGTGGCCTTCATCGAGCAGCGCAAGCCGTTCGGCGGGCAGGAGCCCGGGGTCGGGCACGAGGACGTCGACGTGTTCTCCGCCGCGTCCGCGCTGGGCACCGGCCCGGGCTCGCCGGGCCCGGGAGCCACCGCTCCCCCACCGGGTGCGGCACCCGCGGGCGCCCCGGCCGGGGAGATCTCCCCGGTGTCCCCCGACGGCCGCACCGAACTGCGCTGGCTCATGGCCTCCGACGTGTGCAAGCACTGCACGCACGCGGCCTGCCTCGACGTGTGCCCCACCGGCTCGCTGTTCCGCACCGAGTACGGCACGGTCGTCGTCCAGGAGGACATCTGCAACGGCTGCGGGTACTGCGTGCCCGCCTGCCCGTACGGTGTCATCGACCAGCGCCGGGACGACGGGCGGGTGTGGAAGTGCACCCTGTGCTACGACCGTCTCGGTGTGGGTATGGAGCCGGCCTGCGCGAAGTCCTGTCCGACCGAATCCATCCAGTTCGGCCCGCTGGACGAGCTGCGGGACCGGGCCGCCGCCCGGGTCGCCCGGCTGCGCGCGGCCGGTGTCACGGACGCCCGGCTGTACGGCGAGGACCCGCAGGACGGCGTCGGCGGCGACGGGGCGTTCTTCCTGCTGCTGGACGAGCCGGAGGTCTACGGCCTGCCGCCCGACCCGGTCGTCACCACCCGTGACCTGCCCGCCATGTGGCGGCACGCGGCGGCGGCTGCCGTCTCGCTCGCCGCGCTGGCCGCCGCCGGCTTCGTCAGGAGGCCGCGATGA
- a CDS encoding helix-turn-helix transcriptional regulator — MMVKNGQHGSGTGRTIREVPFTAPAGVPSGVEVMSFALLRSRLPARSLTGPQRPSFHHLLAPTRGVLRHSVDFTGYVMRPGTWLWVRPGQVQQWHTMDATEGTAVLFEASFLDAATAAAARLDDPYAAVGLEPDEREGLRLEMARAHLREEFDAFGRLPLSVHTAALRHLLAVLVLRLSHLGPPAGSPRAEPDETFLRFRDAVEEDFFRTRRVEDYARRLGYSARTLTRASLAATEVGAKEFIDRRLVLEAKRLLAHGDQSAVQISRQLGFSSATNFSKYFQERTGQSPISFRTTIRGLPPTGG; from the coding sequence ATGATGGTCAAAAACGGACAGCATGGGAGCGGAACCGGAAGAACGATTCGCGAGGTTCCCTTCACCGCCCCCGCGGGGGTGCCCTCCGGGGTGGAGGTCATGTCCTTCGCACTGCTCCGGTCGCGGCTGCCCGCGCGGAGCCTGACCGGGCCGCAGCGGCCCTCCTTCCACCATCTGCTCGCCCCCACGCGTGGCGTACTGCGGCACTCGGTCGACTTCACCGGCTATGTGATGCGGCCGGGCACCTGGCTGTGGGTACGCCCCGGCCAGGTCCAGCAGTGGCACACCATGGACGCGACCGAGGGCACGGCCGTGCTGTTCGAGGCCTCGTTCCTCGACGCGGCCACGGCCGCCGCCGCCCGCCTGGACGATCCGTACGCGGCGGTCGGCCTGGAGCCCGACGAGCGGGAGGGCCTCCGGCTGGAGATGGCCCGCGCCCATCTGCGTGAGGAGTTCGACGCCTTCGGACGCCTGCCTCTCAGCGTGCACACCGCCGCGCTGCGGCATCTGCTCGCGGTCCTCGTCCTGCGCCTCTCCCACCTCGGCCCGCCGGCCGGCAGCCCGCGGGCCGAGCCCGATGAGACGTTCCTGCGCTTCCGTGACGCGGTGGAGGAGGACTTCTTCCGCACCCGACGGGTGGAGGACTACGCCCGACGCCTCGGTTACTCGGCGCGGACGCTGACCCGCGCGTCCCTGGCCGCCACGGAGGTCGGCGCGAAGGAGTTCATCGACCGGCGCCTCGTACTGGAGGCCAAACGTCTCTTGGCCCACGGCGACCAGAGCGCCGTACAGATCTCCCGGCAGCTCGGGTTCTCCAGCGCCACCAACTTCAGCAAGTACTTCCAGGAGCGGACCGGACAGAGCCCCATCAGCTTCCGCACCACCATCCGCGGCCTTCCACCCACCGGCGGCTGA
- a CDS encoding NAD(P)-dependent oxidoreductase, with amino-acid sequence MNIVVLGATGMIGRRIAAEAVHRGHHVVAASRSGEAPLDHALLTGAAVDASAPEQVADAVRGADVVVSALVPPRDGSDPRKPFAALNEALLEGARRGGVRRVAVVGGAGSLLTDGGARLMDAPGFPAEYKGEALAHADLLDALAEVTDLEWTAVSPAALIAPGERTGVFRTGGDLLITDAEGNSAISAEDYAIAFVDELERGAHPRARMSVAY; translated from the coding sequence ATGAACATCGTTGTTCTCGGTGCCACCGGCATGATCGGACGCCGCATCGCCGCCGAGGCCGTGCACCGCGGCCACCACGTGGTGGCCGCCTCCCGCTCCGGCGAGGCGCCGCTGGACCATGCCCTGCTGACCGGCGCGGCCGTGGACGCGAGTGCTCCGGAGCAGGTGGCGGATGCGGTGAGGGGCGCGGACGTGGTGGTGTCCGCGCTGGTGCCGCCGAGGGACGGCAGTGACCCCCGCAAGCCGTTCGCGGCGCTGAACGAGGCCCTCCTGGAGGGGGCGCGCAGGGGCGGTGTGCGACGGGTGGCCGTCGTCGGCGGTGCCGGCTCGCTGCTCACGGACGGCGGCGCGCGCCTCATGGACGCTCCCGGCTTCCCCGCGGAGTACAAGGGCGAGGCCCTCGCGCATGCCGACCTCCTCGACGCCCTGGCCGAGGTCACCGACCTGGAGTGGACTGCCGTCTCTCCCGCGGCCCTGATCGCGCCCGGCGAGCGCACGGGCGTCTTCCGGACCGGCGGCGACCTGCTGATCACCGACGCCGAGGGCAACAGCGCCATCAGCGCCGAGGACTACGCCATCGCGTTCGTCGACGAACTCGAACGCGGCGCGCACCCCCGCGCCCGGATGTCCGTCGCCTACTGA